In Bifidobacterium sp. ESL0745, one DNA window encodes the following:
- the hisH gene encoding imidazole glycerol phosphate synthase subunit HisH: MTEVVVFDYGFGNVRSMMRALAHIGLEPTLTSNRGQALEADGLVVPGVGAFAACMDGLKAVGGDQVILGRLAAGRPVLGVCVGLQIMFTQGTEGGTACEGLGVIDGSVDFLDADVVPHMGWDTISVPDDSVILHGIENERFYFVHSYASMSANISKNRLVSVDPSVSGFDGCRGHAQVPIDDVKNQKVGWCDYGRSHFVASYERGPLSATQFHPEKSGEAGAQLLKNWAAML; the protein is encoded by the coding sequence ATGACAGAAGTAGTCGTATTTGATTACGGATTCGGCAATGTGCGTTCGATGATGCGCGCGCTCGCCCATATCGGGCTTGAGCCTACGTTGACCAGCAACCGCGGGCAGGCGCTTGAGGCCGATGGCCTGGTGGTACCTGGTGTTGGCGCGTTCGCAGCGTGCATGGACGGGCTCAAAGCAGTGGGTGGTGATCAGGTCATCCTCGGCAGACTTGCCGCAGGACGTCCGGTACTCGGTGTGTGCGTCGGGCTGCAGATCATGTTCACGCAAGGCACGGAAGGCGGAACGGCGTGTGAAGGTCTTGGTGTCATCGATGGCAGCGTGGATTTTCTCGATGCGGACGTAGTGCCGCACATGGGCTGGGACACGATCAGCGTCCCCGATGATTCGGTGATTCTGCATGGGATTGAAAACGAACGTTTCTATTTTGTGCATTCATACGCATCCATGAGTGCGAATATTTCCAAAAACCGTCTCGTCTCCGTTGATCCGAGTGTCTCCGGGTTTGATGGCTGTCGTGGTCATGCACAAGTCCCAATTGATGATGTCAAAAATCAAAAAGTGGGATGGTGTGATTACGGGCGTAGCCATTTCGTGGCTTCCTATGAACGCGGTCCGCTTTCGGCCACCCAGTTTCACCCTGAGAAGTCTGGCGAAGCTGGCGCCCAGTTGCTCAAAAACTGGGCCGCAATGTTGTAA
- the priA gene encoding bifunctional 1-(5-phosphoribosyl)-5-((5-phosphoribosylamino)methylideneamino)imidazole-4-carboxamide isomerase/phosphoribosylanthranilate isomerase PriA, whose amino-acid sequence MLTLLPAVDVRGGKAVRLRQGKSGSETDYGSPYQAAQTWADEGANWIHLVDLDAAFGTGDNRSKLREIGERLGDKVHIEMSGGIRDDASIEAVFEAGASRVNIGTAALENPEWTAKVIKTYGDKVAISLDVKGHTLAGRGWTSKGGDLFETMKMLDEAGCQRYVVTDVAHDGMMDGPNLGLLREVAERTPAHVTASGGISSLEDIRAVSKLESVGVDAAILGKSLYAHAFTLRQALEMARENR is encoded by the coding sequence ATGTTGACATTGCTTCCGGCCGTTGATGTCCGAGGTGGCAAGGCCGTGCGGCTTCGCCAAGGCAAGTCCGGTTCCGAGACTGATTATGGCAGTCCCTATCAGGCGGCGCAAACCTGGGCCGATGAAGGGGCGAACTGGATTCATCTGGTTGATCTCGATGCTGCGTTCGGCACCGGCGACAACCGTTCGAAGCTACGCGAAATCGGTGAAAGACTGGGCGACAAAGTCCATATCGAAATGAGCGGCGGCATTCGTGACGATGCAAGCATCGAGGCGGTTTTCGAAGCGGGGGCGTCCCGCGTTAATATCGGCACGGCAGCGCTGGAAAATCCGGAGTGGACCGCAAAAGTCATCAAGACATATGGCGACAAAGTAGCCATCAGCCTTGACGTCAAAGGCCATACGCTGGCCGGTCGTGGTTGGACCAGTAAGGGTGGCGACCTGTTCGAGACGATGAAGATGCTCGATGAAGCTGGCTGCCAACGGTATGTCGTCACTGACGTAGCCCATGACGGCATGATGGACGGGCCGAACCTTGGTCTGTTGCGTGAGGTGGCCGAACGCACGCCGGCCCATGTCACCGCTTCCGGTGGCATTTCGAGTCTTGAGGATATCCGGGCGGTCTCGAAGCTGGAAAGCGTGGGCGTGGACGCGGCCATTCTCGGCAAGTCCCTTTATGCTCATGCCTTCACACTCCGTCAGGCTCTTGAAATGGCACGTGAGAATCGATAA